The following proteins are encoded in a genomic region of Glycine soja cultivar W05 chromosome 17, ASM419377v2, whole genome shotgun sequence:
- the LOC114392801 gene encoding uncharacterized protein LOC114392801 isoform X4, with protein MGVENGMEDKHSRRGAFDISDSLKGRSMLVAAIMDIVTSSCENAEEVSFKPSLPENAETRDIAAALEVIEEGGLHLDEPPEGEDDGGGSGRKGIGIKILDGKPVLGLSRTSNDACHEELKHQSPKTLIYQNKYDNSLEQKNVSAAVVPGLWDDLHCEHVAVPFATWALANWATASQLNRSHIQELDRDGNAIMSALIAPERSVKWHASLVVRLLLEDRNTPLNESVSDWASSLLSTISQACKHEDISLAQVALSAFLLSVERSPGVQKVVMEKGLNPMRDIAKQMTKHKQVQEPMAKALELLCTGELHLSLEESQKWSGILLPWVFGTFSSDTIRSSAIKILSQILEDYGPTCVPLSQGWLAMMLSEVQSSIKKSNDKGTSQPKSDNVKTLINNANIASAAQVANQLSSAVVNLAAKQLRNASNSGDASPLADFLSMEPLAGPFKSLKRDNLPKLDAADSALATLKGIKALTEVCAEDSVCQDMIVDFGILCLLRRFLLSDDYEKLAAIEAYDASSRAHEGKERISNVDGEPATPNVNDPASVRVPPTAHIRKHAARLLTILSLLPRVKKVITADETWCKWLDDCANGRIPGCSDLKMQSYARAALLNMFCNDQPNRKSESGSGGPSDGGVPNYRNSCPRYDDMIFLINSHLPHWKCPKETDQQEAFSEEISLFTSTEMGDGTESVNDSNGSISNDSTKSSPDADCPPLDIVFVHGLRGGPYKTWRIAEEKSSTLSPLVEKIDEEAGKLGTFWPGEWLSGDFPEARMFTLKYKTNLTQWSGASLPLQEVSSMLLEKLLAAGIGNRPVVFVTHSMGGLVVKQILHKAKEERFDNLVKNTIGIIFYSCPHFGSKLADMPWRMGFVLRPAPTIGELRSGSSRLIELNDYIRHLHKKGLLDVLSFCETKVTPIVEGYGGWAFRTEIVPIESAYPGFGELVVLESTDHINSCKPVSRLDPSYTETLKFLQKLKACHA; from the exons ATGGGGGTGGAAAATGGGATGGAAGACAAA CATTCAAGACGTGGTGCATTTGATATTTCGGATTCTTTGAAAGGCAGGAGCATGCTTGTTGCTGCCATTATGGATATCGTTACGTCCAGCTGTGAAAATGCAGAAGAGGTATCTTTTAAGCCATCATTGCCTGAAAATGCTGAAACCAGAGACATTGCTGCAGCCCTAGAAGTTATTGAGGAAGGAGGTTTGCACTTGGATGAGCCACCTGAAGGTGAAGATGATGGTGGTGGGTCGGGAAGGAAAGGGATTGGAATCAAGATACTTGATGGTAAACCTGTTTTAGGGCTTTCAAGGACCAGCAATGATGCCTGTCACGAAGAACTAAAGCACCAATCTCCTAAAACTCTCATATATCAAAATAAGTATGACAATTCGCTGGAACAAAAGAATGTGTCTGCTGCTGTTGTTCCTGGTCTCTGGGATGATTTGCACTGTGAACATGTTGCTGTTCCTTTTGCCACCTGGGCATTGGCAAATTGGGCAACGGCATCACAGTTGAATAGATCTCATATTCAGGAACTGGATCGAGATGGAAATGCTATCATGTCTGCTTTAATAGCACCTGAGAGGTCTGTAAAATGGCATGCAAGTTTGGTGGTGCGGTTGCTATTAGAAGATCGCAATACACCTTTGAATGAATCTGTTTCTGATTGGGCTTCCAGTCTTCTTTCTACTATATCTCAAGCATGCAAGCATGAAGATATTTCTTTGGCTCAGGTAGCCTTGTCTGCCTTTCTCTTATCTGTTGAAAGGAGCCCTGGAGTCCAGAAGGTAGTGATGGAGAAGGGTCTCAATCCAATGAGAGACATCGCCAAGCAGATGACAAAGCATAAGCAGGTGCAAGAACCAATGGCAAAGGCATTGGAGCTACTTTGTACTGGGGAGCTGCATTTGTCACTTGAAGAGAGTCAAAAATGGTCAGGCATTcttcttccttgggtttttggAACATTTTCCTCCGATACTATACGATCTTCAGCCATAAAGATTCTTTCTCAGATCTTGGAAGACTATGGACCAACATGTGTACCACTTTCTCAAGGATGGTTAGCCATGATGCTGTCTGAAGTACAAAGTTCTATAAAGAAATCAAATGATAAAGGAACCAGTCAACCTAAGAGTGATAATGTAAAg ACATTGATCAATAATGCAAATATTGCTTCTGCTGCACAAGTTGCCAATCAACTCTCTAGTGCCGTTGTTAATCTGGCAGCTAAACAATTGAGAAATGCATCTAATTCTGGGGATGCATCCCCACTGGCAGATTTTCTGTCTATGGAACCTTTAGCAGGAccatttaaaagtttaaaaagagATAATCTTCCTAAATTGGATGCTGCAGATTCTGCCTTGGCAACCCTGAAAGGAATTAAAGCTTTGACTGAAGTTTGTGCTGAAGATTCTGTGTGTCAGGACATGATAGTTGACTTTGGGATTTTATGTTTGCTGAGGCGCTTTTTGCTGAGTGATGATTATGAGAAACTGGCTGCTATTGAGGCTTATGATGCATCATCTAGAGCACATGAGGGGAAGGAACGGATATCAAATGTAGATGGGGAACCGGCTACACCAAATGTAAATGATCCAGCCAGTGTCCGAGTTCCTCCTACTGCTCATATCCGCAAGCATGCAGCTCGGTTGTTGACCATCCTCTCACTGCTTCCCAGAGTCAAGAAGGTAATCACAGCTGATGAAACTTGGTGCAAATGGCTTGATGATTGTGCTAATGGGCGGATTCCAGGTTGCAGTGACCTTAAAATGCAAAGCTATGCCAGGGCAGcacttttaaatatgttttgcaATGACCAGCCTAATCGAAAATCTGAAAGTGGAAGTGGAGGCCCTTCTGATGGTGGTGTACCAAATTATAGGAACTCTTGTCCTCGTTATGATGACATGATATTCTTGATAAATTCTCATCTTCCCCACTGGAAATGTCCCAAAGAAACAGATCAACAAGAAGCTTTCTCAGAGGAGATATCTCTGTTTACTTCTACTGAAATGGGGGATGGAACAGAATCTGTGAATGACAGCAACGGTTCTATTTCTAATGATTCAACTAAAAGCAGCCCAGATGCAGATTGTCCTCCACTAGACATAGTTTTTGTCCATGGACTACGAGGTGGGCCTTACAAAACTTGGCGTATAGCTGAGGAGAAATCCTCAACTTTATCACCTTTGGTGGAGAAGATTGATGAGGAAGCAGGAAAGCTTGGAACCTTTTGGCCTGGTGAATGGCTTTCCGGTGATTTTCCTGAGGCTCGGATGTttaccctaaaatacaag ACTAATCTCACACAATGGTCTGGAGCTAGCTTGCCTCTTCAG GAAGTTAGCTCTATGCTGTTGGAGAAGCTTCTTGCTGCAGGAATTGGGAATCGACCTGTTGTTTTTGTTACTCACAG TATGGGTGGCCTGGTTGTGAAGCAGATTCTTCATAAAGCAAAGGAAGAAAGATTTGATAATCTCGTGAAAAATACAATAGGAATT ATTTTTTATAGCTGCCCACATTTTGGTAGCAAACTTGCAGATATGCCTTGGCGAATGGGCTTTGTTCTTCGTCCTGCTCCAACA ATAGGAGAGCTAagaagtggatcttcaagactGATAGAGCTTAATGACTATATTCGTCACCTTCATAAGAAAGGGTTGCTTGATGTCCTCAGCTTTTGTGAG ACCAAGGTAACTCCAATAGTTGAAGGTTATGGTGGATGGGCCTTTCGAACTGAAATTGTACCAATTGAGTCAGCATATCCTGGATTTGGGGAATTAGTT GTATTGGAGTCAACAGATCATATAAATTCTTGTAAACCAGTGAGCCGTTTAGACCCTTCTTATACGGAGACATTAAAGTTCTTGCAGAAATTAAAAGCATGTCATGCCTGA